DNA sequence from the Acipenser ruthenus chromosome 20, fAciRut3.2 maternal haplotype, whole genome shotgun sequence genome:
ACTGTGGTAAAATGGGACATAAAAGGTCAGATTGCAAACAGGGGCAGAAGCCTAAATGTGACAATTATGGTAATCTCGGGCATAGGCGCGGTGATTGTTTCGTTATACGACCAAGTAAAAGAACTGGACAAACCACACAGTCAGCTAAAGTGAAAGCACACAGTCAAGGAACAGATCCTCTGTCTCTAGGCAACGAAAAGGCTGACAAGCTAGCTGAGGAAGCAGTGCGGTTTCctgttaaccacaaaacagcagctgtgtcagtagatatattttgtcatacttgcacAGATAGAAACAGAATgcattgatgtaaaaaaaaaaaaaggggggggggacaGGTTGGGTGCCGACGGTTCTATTAAGGATCCGGGCAAgaaacagcagtctattataGACGCACAAAATAGACACAGGGAGGGTAAAGAGATGTCAATGGCATGGTCCATACATAGTGCTGATGGTGACACTGAATACCCCGAAACTAATGGCATATCTCTTTCCACAGACGGCAGGAGCAGCAACggacagtaacatgatttgtgttTCAAGTATCATGTCATTCCAGAGTCGGAGAGGATTCCACACCTCTGGGCATGGAACGAGGCGTGTGCAGAGAGACAAGCTTTGGGGGCCGCCTGGAAGAACTGCACGTGAATCCTTAGACAACAACAGGGTAATGGATGGAAACAAAGACCACTTCCCTTCGAGAGTGACATAGAGGGAACGTGGCAACCTGTGCGTTTGATAAGCCAGAATAATACAATgactccagcacagtttgaacaatgtTCTACTTGTGATATAACAGTGGGAGGGGTCCAGTATGAGTCAATATGCAACCGAACTGTAAGCAGTAACGCGTCATTGGAGGTGGACTGTCTCTGGACGACAAAAAACTATACCAAACAGTGACAACAGGAGCAAGCTAATGCAACAAGTCGAGAGCAAAAACAGCAGAATGTGGGGTTGCACCCATGATACTTATaattggacatgtgttaatgtgacAGGGCAAAGGATAGCGCACAGTGTGTGTAACGGTACTTGGGAAAATACAGGGTATATGGGAGGTATGAAGCTACAGTTCCACTCCACTCAATGTCCCCCGTTGATGCCATTTCCCCCCAGACAGGTTGGTAGCTGTGGGGAGGGCAAaaccatttgtgatgggagtAACCTGGTTGCAAACATTGGTAAGAATAAACATTGAAGATATCAAACGATGCTATTCAGAGATTGGCCATGGCTGAACAAATGACTGGTGAAACACTGGATATTACAACAAATGTCATGAGAGAGACGGTTGACGCAATAATTGAAGATATAAATTTGACAGATTGGAGAGAACAGATGTTACGTGGGTTAGCTAAGAACAGATACCCAGCGTATCCAGAGTTTCAGGATAATATGGTGATATGTACTGAACGATGTGatgaagatatttgttttattttaatagtgccacATACCACCAGTCGGGTCCACCACAGTACCGGGATAACAGTCAGTAGCCTAGGGGTAGTAATTGGAACACGGGTTATCGTCCCACAAATAACATGGGTTGATCAGCATGCCCAAAATGCCACCCTGTACTTCAAGGCCACTGAGTGTATTGAATTTGGTGATGCTATTCTGTGTGACCATGCTGGCAGCACTAACCTGTCAATGCAAATGATGGAAGCAACGGTACACCCAAAGTTAGGGTACGAAAGATGAACTCAGATGAGGAATGGAACATGGTGCGTAATCACCTCAAGCATGGGGGTGGGAAGTGTTTTCACCCACAGggtgttgtgactgtgggacacctGAGCATGCACCCCACTCCACCTATTAACATCACAGGCATTATCGAAGACgctgaagaatggatgaagacaatTAATCATACAGGTATGCTGAATGCATTGGCACACATTAACAAGCAGTTTATGGACGTTCACTCAAGAGTAGTGATAGCTAGAGTGCAGGCGTCACTGGTGGGCAACAGTGGGCAACTGATATTAGCAGACGCCCGATCATGCGGGTGGGGTATCCTATGTGGATTagctggagaaagtgctggagtggactgggCTGACTGGTGGAATGTAGGGGGACATGCTTCCTcgcttatttcattattggtattgcttattgctatgttattattctgttatttgaaatatgtgcttAAGAAACAAAAGAGATTACTTACAGGGCTAGCCAATGAAGTATTGTGTTCCCGCATACTGGGCTATCAACCACTGAAACAGGATGATACAACTCAAGTTTAGTGGTGTTAATAGCATTAATGCTTCTGATTACTTGTATTAAAAAGCTCTGTACCAAAGTCGTGGATAACGCCTTAACTATGCCTCTGCTCACCACTGAAGGTCAGTGTAATGATGGTGATGACACTGATCCTTTTAGTGAAATGGCTGATGATGTAATGTAATTTCCTGCTTTATGGttgtaatttaattacaaaaggaGGGAATGTCTTGGGAAAATTACTCTTTACTGTCTGTACACTTTGATGGCTTTGCTAGGTCCGTAGGACAAACAGAACTTTAGTTATAGAATAATGCGTGTTTTGCTTTTAtaagtatattaaataaaatatagaaataaagtATAAAGATGTGTTTGTGGTTTCAGCTGACTAGACTTGTGGGAGCTTGTATATTCAGCTGATGTCGCATCAGCTATATAAGGACCAATCAGTATGTTTGTAAAGGACCAACGTCCCATAGCAACTGACTCAACAAACCAGTAACCAATAGAAGCAGTTGGTAAACAAAACTCAAGATAAACCACAAGTCTAGTCTGGCTGCCTACAGGTGTTGAAGCAGGATGCTTGCATGCGTTTAACTAGCAGATATGTGACAAAAGTCACGTACGCTCAGAACCACTGTCTATATAAGGAGAAGACAGAAATAGATCTGGGAGCTTCTTTGCGATTGCTTGCGGAGCCTGCGTTGCTCTGTTGAAACTCCAGActgcagacttaataaaagtaaaatatacgCCTAAATaaaacaccctggtgaaattggtTTGATATTCGATATTCAAAAGTTACTTTGCGGTAAACACAGCCCCACTGTTGTTATTCATAACTCCTTCAGTATAGCTACGAAAATGACGATATTTGGCTCAGTGACAACGTACACCCTATTGAGTATATAACTATTACCCAAATGAGTACTAAATAACTATTTAACCCAAACTTGCAAACTCCTGATATTGGGCTCACTCACTTTGATTGAGCCAAATATCATGAGTTTGCGAGTTCAGGTATAATAGTTATGAATATTAATGAGAGGTGCAGTAGAATTCCCTGTAGGGAAACAATGGTCGACATTTTGATTCATAACTATTGGAAATATGCTACACCTTGACCTTTGTTTGAGCCAAATATCAGGAGTTTGCGAGTGCAGGTGTAATAGTTATGAATATTAATAACCGGTACAGTAGAATTCCCTGTAGGGAAAGAATTGACGGTCGTTTTGATTAACTGGGGGAGTCGTTTGTTGAGCGACACGCTGCGGCTTCCAAAATGACATACCTCAGCGACTTGCCTGTAGTATTCTTAATAAAGTTAAAACGCTGATGGAAGAACTtaatgtaaccctggttccctgaaagagaagacgaccaccaatgaacattatgtatgagatatgcctgcccattgggtaggtatcactGAACTCTCTATACCAGAGTTGCACTtggtcccacccaccgagggaataaaacagaagaacataagaaagtttataaacgagaggaggccatttggcccatcttgctcatatagttgttagtagcttattgatcccagaatctcatcaagcaggttcttgaaggatctcagggtgtcagcttcaacaacattactggggagttggttccagaccctcacaattctctgtgtaaaaaagtgcctcttattttctgttctgaatgccccttttatctaatctccatttgtgacccctggcccttgtttcttttttcatgtcgaaaaagtcccttgggtcgacattgtgaatcagatcaccgcatagtcttctttgtccaagactgaatagattcaattattttagcctgtctgcatacgacatcccttttaaacctgggataattctggttgctcttctttgcactctttatagagcagcaatatcctttttgtaacgaggtgaccagaactgaacacaatattcaaggtgaggtcttactaatgcattgtaaagttttaacattacttcccttgatttaaattcaacacttctcacaatatatctgagcatcttgttggccttttttatagcttccccacattgtctagatgaagacatttctgagtccacataaactcctaggtctttttcatagttcccttcttcaatttcagtatctcccatatgatatttataatttttttttgcctgcatgcaatactttacgcttttctctattaaatgtcatttgccatgtgtctgcccagttctgaatactgtctagatcattttgaatgacctttgctgctgcaacagtgtttgccactcctcctatttttatgttgtctacaaatttaacaagtttgcttactataccagaatctaaatcattaatgtagattaggaatagcagaggacctaatactgatccctgtggtacaccactggttacctcgctccattttgaggtttctcctctaatcagtactttctgttttctacatgttaaccactccctaatccatgtgcatgcatttccttgaatccctactgcgttcagtttgagaattaatcttttatgcgggactttatcaaaagctttctagaaatctaaataaaccatgtcatatgctttgcaattatccattgtcaatgttgcatcctcctctgtgtgtgtgtgtgtgtgtgtgtgtgtgtgtgtgtgtgtgtgtgtgtgtgggtgggtgggggggtgggtgggtgtgtgtgtgtgtgtgtgtgtgtgtgtgtgggtgggtgggggggtgggtgtgtgtgtgggtgtgggtgggtgggtgtgtgtgttggtgtgtgggtgggtgggtgggtgggtgggtgtgtgtgttggtgtgtgtgtgtgtgtgtgtgggtgggtgtgtgtgtgggtgggtgtgtgggtgggtgggtgtgtgggtgtgttggtgtgtgtgtgtgtgtgtgtgtgggtgggtggtgTATGTGGGGGTGTGTGTAGGTTTTCATCCTTGCAGGTAATGAAGAATACAAGACTGAttcctgaacaaaaaataaaacacctcagAACTAGGTGAGTGTAAAAGCAATgactatatctttattttttggcattttgtACGTGCTCATCAGACCCAATCACTTCTGATGTATGTTTTTTGCCTCCTTAAAGGCCTAATTTCAACATATTCTAGAGTGAACACATTTCAACACATTCAACTCTTCTCATTATTTTCTCAGTTACATGGCCATACCCACTTGGTACATTCTGTGGCCATGTTTTTTGCACCTAAGAATGACCTTGACTGACTGCCACATGATAGTGATAGATATgtcaaaataattaatatatttgagATTAAAAATAGCAACTAAACATGAATGTGATGCTCTATTAGTAGGCTATaacttaaaacattttcattctaGTATATGTTGTAATTAGGCCTTAAGGGCAAAAGCAAATGGACATACCAACATTGTTGCTATTTATATATAGCCTTGACACcatatgtttgttctttttttaatgagaagCCACTTAATAATATGAGTCACATATATCACAACAACATTTATACTTGTGAAGAATAAAAAtggtaaaatgaaaaatacacacaattatattgcttttttaatCTTGTCGTGTTTAGTTGAAGCTCAAGCATTGTATTTCTATTAACAATTGTGTTTTAATCATTCACGTCTATGTTAATAAACAGTTAtaccagaaaacaaaaactgCGTTTTGAATATTTTAACTTTCCAGAGTTTATTATTAGCTGTTTTAATCGTGAATATGAGAAAAATGCAAGCTTTTGGAGcagtgtgtgcctgtctctttTGATCCTATACATTATCAAAAGTCaagacatattttttgtttaccaCAAAGGTAAGGCCTTAGCATCATCCAGCTGAGTTTTAAGAGAGTCAATGTCTGCCTGTGTCAATGGAAAGGTTTTAAGCTCTTTAATCTGTTGAACATGTGTGGAGACAAACTGAATCAAATTACTGAAGGCTTGGAGAAATGCATCGGCAGCTGCAAGGAACTGCTGGATGTCTTCTGCTGTTGGGATGTTGATCTGGGTTTTCCCGTCAATCTTTTTCGTGAGTGAGTTTGCAACTTTGAAGGCTTGCTCAACGGCCTAAAACATCAAATTGTGAAATATCAAACATCAAATCAGCACAGAAGAGGTATTTAATACCCTACCTTTCAGTTTCTAATGATGTAGTAGGCAGGCCACGAAAGTATATACACATGGTAAATGCTGCTTATTAACAATCACTTGGTAGCCATCAAAAAGTTGCCATTATCCAGAGGTTGCTAATAAGAGAAAAGCTATAGTATTAGATAGGATTGGTTCCTGAAAAACATTGTTAATAACTCCCTaataactgcttaaaatacagtgTTACCCTGTTGCTGCTGTATGTTCTAAAATCTGAATTGGTATTAAATATTACACAAACAGAATTCTTACAACTGATACTAGGTTACtactacatttaataataaatgaagtgGATGCCTCAATTCTCTCTCTGCTGGCAGGAACTCAATTTTGGGGTTTTGAGAAATTCCTAGAAATTATTCATTTCCATTGtatgtatgtaaacttttgatgatAACTGCTGTATATATTGTTAATAGACCGTAAATAAAAAGTAGCAAAACATTACGTACATCAGATACTGGTCCAATGTATTTCTGAATAATTGATTCCATTGGTACTTCAAATTCTTCCAGTTGAATCATATCATCTTTGTGGTCTGTCATCCACTTTAGGAGCTTTTCACTGAGgcctgtttcatttttaatgattGCGGTTAATGCCTTAATCACAGCACGCTTTCTCTGTACATCCTTGGATTGTTGTTTATCGGGAAGCGATTTGTTAAGAATAACATTTACACCCCACAAGATAGCACCGATAGCTAAATTTTTCACAACAAATCCTACTATTTTTGGTATACTTGTTGTGACGTATTGAAGCAAGGTTTTTAAGGTCTCGCTAACTTTGGAAAGCTCTTCAACTTCTGCTCGTGCTTCAgctacttctgcttttatttcctCTTGTGCTTCTTCTGATAGGTCTTCAATGTCATCTTCAGCTCCATCAATGGCTTCTTCAACTCCCTTAAATATGTCTTCTATCTCCGCCATTTTGGACTGGTATGTCTTGATCTATAAATAAATGTTAGAACAATTATCCTTTACTGTAGACGTGTAATCAAGGGACGAACAAAGCCAACCATCTATAAAccagaaatatacatttttatattttggttGAAATTCAAGATATTCCTATGTGTAACAAGGGTGTACTTAGGCCTACATTTTCTTACACAATGTTAAGTGTTTTGGAATTTAACTGCATGTTTAGTTTATCTCTTTGATTTGCTTTGATTAGTGGATATTTTTGTTGGTGCACTGATggttcccatgtacccgcatggacctcgcatgaaactacatttcccatcatcctcctgctcacatatgtaactgagatggatttaccagtgccaGAGCTAGATGGTGCCCAAGAGCAGTCTTCCAAAGAAACTCCCTTTACATCCACAGCAGCCTCTCTTTGCCTCATCTCCGTCCTCTGAAGGCAGGGTCAACTCTCACTGAAAATGCATATTACTCCACCCACTGTACCAGCATTTCAAACTATAGTGCCTCTTTTTTTATAGTAAAGTTTAAGTTTAAGCTGTTAACGTTAGTGCCTGCAGTAGTAGTTAAACTACTAATAGTAGGCTaacaaacaatgacaataaaatgaataaataagtcTGGGGAAAACCCAAACCAGCTGGCCATTATTattatgggaggctgtgtggtccagtgattaaagaaaagggcttgtaaccaggaggttcccagttcaaatcccacctgagccactgactcattgtgtgaccctgagcaagtcacttaacctccttgtgctccgtctttcgggtgggatgtaattgtaagtgactctgcagttgatgcatagttcacacaccctagtcgctgtaagtcgccttggataaaggcgtctactaaataaacaaataataataataataacaccgtgtaacaattattatttttttttttggttcctgggtagtaagtgttatttcctaattgcttatgcctcaaaagtatagaaaatggttattattccccacaaactttgcttttgtgaccaggacagtgatattttgaaatttacctattttccagaacattccagatagattcagtgctgagtaaacttggagtaacttctagaactttctagaactttccagtaatataaatagtagtataaatacaggggccttaagcccaccagttcagtttagttccagctgcctaagtggatacatatctgcatttttctgagatggcatcaaggtcataggagacttcaaaatggtggcattcctgatgggtctccaaggcagttttaccacgtttccctgctatctttgtctttgggacagcagggacaccaaggcgcactaccacaggcgggactggccacagcggaccgagttctctgtggggaggaacgacgtcaagtgggagccactggtggacccccggaaggtgctgatgccaccactgcacatcaaattgggccttatgaaacaatttgtcagagctctagataaggagtcggcagccttcgagtaccttcaagacttcttacctaagctgtctgaggcaaaggtcaaagccggtgtcttcgtcggaccacagataaagaagatcctggagtgcaatgaatgttttctacatgttaatcactccctaatccatgtgcatgcatttccttgaatccctactgcgttcagtttgagaattaatcttttatgcgggactttatcaaaagctttctagaaatctaaataaaccatgtcatatgctttgcaattatccattgtcaatgttgcatcctcctgtgtgtgtgtgtgtgtgtgtgtgtgtgtgtgtgtgtgtgtgtgtgtgtgtgtgtgtgtgtgtgtgtgtgtgtgtgggtgggtgtgtgtgggtgggtgggtgggtgtgtgtgttggtgtgtgtgtgtgtgtgggtgggtgggtggtgtatgtgggtgtgtgagtgGGTTTTCATCCTTGCAGGTAATGAAGAATAcaagaatacaaaaaataaaacacctcagAACTAGGTGAGTGTAAAAGCAATgactatatctttattttttggcattttgtACGTGCTCATCAGACCCAATCACTTCTGATGTATGTTTTTTGCCTCCTTAAAGGCCTAATTTCAACATATTCTAGAGTGAACACATTTCAACACATTCAACTCTTCTAATTATTTTCTCAGTTACATGGCCATACCCACTTGGTACATTCTGTGGCCATGTTTTTTGCACCTAAGAATGACCTTGACTGACTGCCACATGATAGTGATAGATATgtcaaaataattaatatatttgagATTAAAAATAGCAACTAAACATGAATGTGATGCTCTATTAGTAGGCTATaacttaaaacattttcattctaGTATATGTTGTAATTAGGCCTTAAGGGCAAAAGCAAATGGACATACCAACATTGTTGCTATTTATATATAGCCTTGACACcatatgtttgttctttttttaatgagaagCCACTTAATAATATGAGTCACATATATCACAACAACATTTATACTTGTGAAGAATAAAAAtggtaaaatgaaaaatacacacaattatattgcttttttaatCTTGTCGTGTTTAGTTGAAGCTCAAGCATTGTATTTCTATTAACAATTGTGTTTTAATCATTCACGTCTATGTTAATAAACAGTTAtaccagaaaacaaaaactgCGTTTTGAATATTTTAACTTTCCAGAGTTTATTATTAGCTGTTTTAATCGTGAATATGAGAAAAATGCAAGCTTTTGGAGcagtgtgtgcctgtctctttTGATCCTATACATTATCAAAAGTCaagacatattttttgtttaccaCAAAGGTAAGGCCTTAGCATCATCCAGCTGAGTTTTAAGAGAGTCAATGTCTGCCTGTGTCAATGGAAAGGTTTTAAGCTCTTTAATCTGTTGAACATGTGTGGAGACAAACTGAATCAAATTACTGAAGGCTTGGAGAAATGCATCGGCAGCTGCAAGGAACTGCTGGATGTCTTCTGCTGTTGGGATGTTGATCTGGGTTTTCCCGTCAATCTTTTTCGTGAGTGAGTTTGCAACTTTGAAGGCTTGCTCAACGGCCTAAAACATCAAATTGTGAAATATCAAACATCAAATCAGCACAGAAGAGGTATTTAATACCCTACCTTTCAGTTTCTAATGATGTAGTAGGCAGGCCACGAAAGTATATACACATGGTAAATGCTGCTTATTAACAATCACTTGGTAGCCATCAAAAAGTTGCCATTATCCAGAGGTTGCTAATAAGAGAAAAGCTATAGTATTAGATAGGATTGGTTCCTGAAAAACATTGTTAATAACTCCCTaataactgcttaaaatacagtgTTACCCTGTTGCTGCTGTATGTTCTAAAATCTGAATTGGTATTAAATATTACACAAACGGAATTCTTACAACTGATACTAGGTTACtactacatttaataataaatgaagtgGATGCCTCAATTCTCTCTCTGCTGGCAGGAACTCAATTTTGGGGTTTTAGAGAAACTCCTAGAAATTATTCATTTCCATTGtatgtatgtaaacttttgatgatAACTGCTGTATATATTGTTAATAGAACGTAAATAAAAAGTAGCAAAACATTACGTACATCAGATACTGGTCCAATGTATTTCTGAATAATTGATTCCATTGGTACTTCAAATTCTTCCAGTTGAATCATATCATCTTTGTGGTCTGTCATCCACTTTAGGAGCTTTTCACTGAGgcctgtttcatttttaatgattGCGGTTAATGCCTTAATCACAGCACGCTTTCTCTGTACATCCTTGGATTGTTGTTTATCGGGAAGCAATTTGTTAAGAATAACATTTACACCCCACAAGATAGCACCGATAGCTAAATTTTTCACAACAAATCCTACTATTTTTGGTATACTTGTTGTGACGTATTGAAGCAAGGTTTTTAAGGTCTCGCTAACTTTGGAAAGCTCTTCAACTTCTGCTCGTGCTTCAgctacttctgcttttatttcctCTTGTGCTTCTTCTGATAGGTCTTCAATGTCATCTTCAGCTCCATCAATGGCTTCTTCAACTCCCTCAAATATGTCTTCTATCTCCGCCATTTTGGACTGGTATGTCTTGATCTATAAATAAATGTTAGAACAATTATCCTTTACTGTAGACGTGTAATCAAGGGACGAACAAAGCCAACCATCTATAAAccagaaatatacatttttatattttggttGAAATTCAAGATATTCCTATGTGTAACAAGGGTGTACTTAGGCCTACATTTTCTTACACAATGTTAAGTGTTTTGGAATTTAACTGCATGTTTAGTTTATCTCTTTGATTTGCTTTGATTAGTGGATATTTTTGTTGGTGCACTGATggttcccatgtacccgcatggacctcgcatgaaactacatttcccatcatcttcctgctcacatatgtaactgagatggatttaccagtgccaGAGCTAGATGGTGCCCAAGAGCAGTCTTCCAAAGAAACTCCCTTTACATCCACAGCAGCCTCTCTTTGCCTCATCTCCGTCCTCTGAAGGCAGGGTCAACTCTCACTGAAAATGCATATTACTCCACCCACTGTACCGGCATTTCAAACTATAGTGCCTCTTTTTTTATAGTAAAGTTTACGTTTAAGCTGTTAACGTTAGTGCCTGCAGTAGTAGTTAAACTACTAATAGTAGGCTaacaaacaatgacaataaaatgaataaataagtcTGGGGAAAACCCAAACCAGCTGGCCATTATTattatgggaggctgtgtggtccagtgattaaagaaaagggcttgtaaccacgaggtccccagttcaaatcccacctgagccactgactcattgtgtgaccctgagcaagtcacttaacctccttgtgctccgtctttcgggtgggatgtaattgtaagtgactctgcagttgatgcatagttcacacaccctagtcgctgtaagtcgccttggataaaggcgtctactaaataaacaaataataataataataacaccgtgtaacaatttttttttttttttttggttcctgggtagtaagtgttatttcctaattgcttatgcctcaaaagtatagaaaatggttattattccccacaaactttgcttttgtgaccaggacagtgatattttgaaatttacctattttccagaacattccagatagattcagtgctgagtaaacttggagtaacttctagaactttctagaactttccagtaatataaatagtagtataaatacaggggccttaagcccaccagttcagtttagttccagctgcctaagtggatacatatctgcatttttctgagatggcatcaaggtcataggagacttcaaaatggtggcattcctgatgggtctccaaggcagttttaccacgtttccctgctatctttgtctttgggacagcagggacaccaaggcgcactaccacaggcgggactggccacagcggaccgagttctctgtggggaggaacaacgtcaagtgggagccactggtggacccccggaaggtgctgatgccaccactgcacatcaaattgggccttatgaaacaatttgtcagagctctagataaggagtcggcagccttcaagtaccttcaagacttcttacctaagctgtctgaggcaaaggtcaaagccggtgtcttcgtcggaccacagataaagaagatcctggagtgcaatgaattccccaagaagctcactagtaaggagaaagcggcttggaacagctttgtcgc
Encoded proteins:
- the LOC131696497 gene encoding uncharacterized protein LOC131696497 — protein: MAEIEDIFEGVEEAIDGAEDDIEDLSEEAQEEIKAEVAEARAEVEELSKVSETLKTLLQYVTTSIPKIVGFVVKNLAIGAILWGVNVILNKLLPDKQQSKDVQRKRAVIKALTAIIKNETGLSEKLLKWMTDHKDDMIQLEEFEVPMESIIQKYIGPVSDAVEQAFKVANSLTKKIDGKTQINIPTAEDIQQFLAAADAFLQAFSNLIQFVSTHVQQIKELKTFPLTQADIDSLKTQLDDAKALPLW
- the LOC131698866 gene encoding uncharacterized protein LOC131698866, translating into MAEIEDIFKGVEEAIDGAEDDIEDLSEEAQEEIKAEVAEARAEVEELSKVSETLKTLLQYVTTSIPKIVGFVVKNLAIGAILWGVNVILNKSLPDKQQSKDVQRKRAVIKALTAIIKNETGLSEKLLKWMTDHKDDMIQLEEFEVPMESIIQKYIGPVSDAVEQAFKVANSLTKKIDGKTQINIPTAEDIQQFLAAADAFLQAFSNLIQFVSTHVQQIKELKTFPLTQADIDSLKTQLDDAKALPLW